A genomic stretch from Oryzias latipes chromosome 24, ASM223467v1 includes:
- the LOC110017687 gene encoding transcription factor 7-like 1-A has translation MSDGPSSELFTDIRRIIEGMEWEEVVSMLMEVIEAELSQAPPAEPPAPQLSLGGSQNLPNASWFHPLPPGSMQGQEANAPHLIIYPMYVVHPPSTVQQVHQPPAPLSCCSSPSNQEYVKKPPNAFMLYLKEQRAKVKAELNITNSSALNKVLGDRWTSLSPDNKEKYFQEAHQERKLFQQRHPGWSSAQNYGKRKRKRTAAAAAAAAPPYARGEESGPGNLHQAKRPCRRPENSGSAPPPPLFSKT, from the exons ATGAGTGATGGACCGAGCTCTGAACTGTTCACTGATATTAGAAGGATTATTGAGGGGATGGAGTGGGAGGAGGTGGTCTCCATGCTGATGGAGGTCATCGAGGCTGAGCTGAGTCAAGCACCACCTGCTGAACCTCCAGCTCCTCAGctcagccttggtgggtctcaGAACCTCCCCAATGCATCGTGGTTCCATCCTCTGCCTCCTGGCAGCATGCAGGGACAG gaggCCAACGCTCCACACTTGATCATCTACCCGATGTATGTGGTCCATCCTCCTTCCACAGTCCAGCAGGTCCACCAgcctcctgctcctctgagctgctgcagctcgCC aagCAACCAGGAATACGTTAAGAAGCCTCCCAATGCCTTCATGCTCTATTTAAAGGAGCAGAGGGCAAAGGTCAAAGCAGAGCTGAACATCACCAACAGCTCAGCTCTGAACAAAGTCCTGGGTGACAGG TGGACGTCTCTGTCTCCTGACAACAAGGAGAAGTACTTCCAGGAGGCCCACCAGGAGAGAAAGCTGTTCCAACAGAGGCATCCTGGGTGGAGCAGCGCTCAAAACTAT ggaaagagaaagaggaaaaggactgctgctgctgctgctgctgccgctccCCCTTACGCCAGAGGTGAAG AGTCTGGACCTGGAAACCTTCACCAGGCCAAGAGGCCATGCAGAAGGCCAGAAAACTCAGGCTCcgcccctcctcctccactgtTCTCAAAGACTTAA